In Callospermophilus lateralis isolate mCalLat2 chromosome 18, mCalLat2.hap1, whole genome shotgun sequence, one DNA window encodes the following:
- the Znf175 gene encoding LOW QUALITY PROTEIN: zinc finger protein 175 (The sequence of the model RefSeq protein was modified relative to this genomic sequence to represent the inferred CDS: substituted 1 base at 1 genomic stop codon), giving the protein MPAGVHLSQKPQVLGPEEQHRSCERLVSFEDVTMDFTREEWQQLDPAQRHLYKDVMLEIFSHLFSVAGYLTPSSEVIFRVHAGKDSQQGDTELPPQRCEEEFGLDILQQEVSEKASFQNDTVSEITRGGSWCSILEELWQDADLTKRDQQNQIHHLSHGAFISKKTLSIESNCVHKDPGNIILLRLLLVPSQKRPLKWCSFVKHLKPNLEANVQNQSSVTKQPEDIVGSGQLLIHSSSNASCKTVPTEENLCTGNQCGKVLSHKQPLMQHQIHLRGKPGECTESGEEFTQKPHIFTQQRTCSVEKLHKCSKFGNAFTPHPKLSVYVTGHTGSSPYICKECGKVFIQKSELVTHQRTHSGKKPYKCHECGKAFSQTLSLFRHQRTHSREKLYECSECGKGFSXNSTLSVHQKIHTGERQYACSECGKAFTQKSTFNLHQRIHSGQKSYVCVDCGQAFIQKAHLTVHQRSHTGEKPYQCCNCGKSFISKSQLDIHHRIHTGEKPYECSDCGKTFTQKSHLNIHQKIHTGERHHVCSECGKAFNQKSILSMHQRTHTGEKPYKCSNCGKAFASKSQFREHQRIHTGEKPYVCTECGKAFNGRSNFHKHQITHTRERPFVCPKCGKAFFRKLELTTHQGTHIGEKPYECCDCGKLFSKKPQLKVHQRIHTGERPYVCSECGKAFNNRSNFNKHQATHIRDSAYRCSYSVKGFTKKSIPNPSAYL; this is encoded by the exons ATGCCAGCTGGTGTGCACTTATCCCAGAAGCCCCAGGTCCTGGGCCCAGAGGAGCAGCACAGATCTTGTGAG AGATTGGTGTCCTTTGAGGATGTGACAATGGACTTCACCAGGGAGGAGTGGCAGCAACTAGACCCTGCCCAGAGACACCTGTACAAGGATGTGATGCTGGAGATCTTTAGTCACCTCTTCTCAGTGG CGGGGTACCTCACTCCCAGCTCAGAGGTGATCTTCAGGGTACATGCAGGAAAGGATTCACAGCAGGGGGACACGGAACTCCCTCCTCAGAGGTGCGAAG AAGAATTTGGGCTTGATATCCTACAACAGGAAGTTTCTGAGAAAGCTTCATTTCAAAATGATACGGTGAGTGAAATCACAAGAGGTGGTTCATGGTGTTCCATTTTAGAAGAATTGTGGCAGGATGCTGACCTTACAAAGAGAGATCAGCAAAATCAAATACACCACCTGAGTCATGGGGCCTTCATCAGCAAGAAAACATTGAGCATCGAGAGCAATTGTGTACATAAAGACCCCGGGAACATCATTCTCTTGAGGCTTCTCCTTGTTCCTTCACAAAAGAGACCTCTGAAGTGGTGCTCGTTTGTAAAACATTTGAAACCTAACCTAGAAGCAAATGTTCAAAATCAAAGCAGTGTCACAAAACAGCCTGAAGACATCGTTGGCTCTGGTCAGCTACTCATTCACAGCTCTTCTAATGCCAGCTGCAAGACGGTTCCTACAGAAGAGAACTTATGCACAGGTAATCAGTGTGGAAAAGTTCTCAGCCATAAACAACCACTTATGCAACATCAGATTCATCTTCGGGGGAAACCAGGTGAATGTACTGAGAGTGGGGAGGAATTCACCCAGAAGCCACACATCTTTACCCAGCAGAGAACTTGTAGTGTGGAAAAGCTTCATAAATGCAGCAAATTTGGGAATGCGTTTACCCCACATCCAAAACTCAGTGTATATGTGACAGGCCACACAGGCAGCTCACCCTATATCTGTAAGGAATGTGGGAAGGTCTTCATTCAGAAATCAGAATTGGTTACCCACCAGAGGACTCACAGTGGAAAGAAGCCATATAAATGCcatgaatgtggaaaagccttttccCAGACATTATCTCTCTTCAGGCATCAGAGAACTCATAGTAGAGAAAAACTCTATGAATGCAGCGAATGTGGCAAAGGTTTCTCCTAGAACTCCACCCTCAGCGTACATCAGAAAATTCATACTGGCGAGAGGCAGTATGCATGCAGCgagtgtgggaaagccttcaccCAGAAGTCGACTTTCAACCTGCACCAGAGAATCCATTCAGGGCAGAAGTCCTATGTGTGTGTTGACTGCGGGCAGGCCTTCATCCAGAAGGCACACTTGACTGTGCATCAGAGAAGCCACACTGGAGAAAAGCCTTATCAGTGCTGTAACTGTGGGAAATCCTTCATTTCTAAGTCACAGCTTGATATACATCATCGAATTCACACTGGGGAGAAACCGTATGAATGTAGTGACTGTGGAAAAACCTTCACCCAAAAGTCACACCTTAACATACACCAGAAAATTCACACTGGAGAAAGACACCATGTTTGCAGTGAATGTGGGAAGGCCTTCAACCAGAAGTCAATACTCAGCATGCACCAGAGAACTCACACaggagagaagccttacaaatgcAGCAACTGTGGGAAAGCTTTCGCATCCAAGTCCCAATTCAGAGAGCACCAGCGAATTCACACAGGGGAGAAACCCTATGTGTGCACTGAATGTGGTAAGGCCTTCAACGGCAGGTCAAATTTCCACAAACATCAGATAACTCACACTAGAGAGAGACCTTTTGTCTGTCCCAAATGTGGAAAGGCCTTCTTCCGTAAATTGGAGTTGACTACCCATCAAGGAACTCATATTGGAGAGAAGCCTTATGAATGCTGTGACTGTGGAAAATTGTTCAGTAAGAAACCACAGCTCAAGGTACATCAGCGAATTCACACAGGGGAAAGGCCTTATGTGTGTTCTGAATGTGGGAAGGCCTTCAACAACAGGTCAAATTTCAATAAACACCAGGCAACCCATATCAGAGACAGTGCTTACAGATGCAGTTACTCTGTGAAAGGCTTTACCAAGAAATCAATTCCTAATCCATCAGCGTATCTCTAG